The genomic window CGAGAAGGGTCGGTACAGTTCCTGTCGGAGTTATGCAAACTGACAACGACACATCACCAGGTATGTCATTTACTGAAGGAAAACATGGGATACCGTGGAGCAGAGGGTGTTTTGGGTTTACAGGATATATCCTGCCTTTAAAACCATGAATGAGATTCCTTATGATGATGCCTGACGGCTTTGCCAGATCCTCAGATGCCCCAACTACGGCTATTGAAAGAGGATAAAAAAATGGATCGAGTCCACACGATTTTGTCATGTTGAGGATAGCATACAGCATCCGTTGAATCTGTCAACCCGACAAAGCCAGTGTCTGCGTTGACCCCATCCTTTACAACACCTGTGAGATGGGATAAAATAGACAATTGAGCATATAGTAAATAGCCCAATAAAATGCCTGAAATTGAAAGCGAAAGATTCAGAGAAAGACTCCTCATTGTTGATGACGATGAAAGCGTGAGGGATATCTCGAAACACTTTTCTCACATCATGGTTATGAAATCATGGCGCAAGGTATGGGTAGAATCCGATCACGGCTGCGGTACGACTGTAAGTATGGAGATACCTTATGGGTTACCCCAGGCAACAGGCGTTGCAACAAAAGGTTGTTAATTTACTTATAGTGGATGACCATGCCCTGTTCAGGCAGGGGCTCAGGCGCATCCTTGAATCATTGAATTGGATTTCCGTTGTCGGAGAGGCCGCTGACGGGAATGAGGCGGTTCATTTGGCCCGTGAGACCAATCCTGATATTATCCTGATGGATGTATCAATGCCGCATCTTAATGGACTTGAGGCTACTCAGAGGATAAAGCGAATTTTACCTGATACGGCAATCATTCTCCTTACCATGTATGAAGATAATTTCCTCCAGGAAGACGGGATGAGGATTGGCGCTTCAGGTTATCTGCCCAAGAAGTCCGTTGACAGGGAGCTGTTTGACGCAATAGCTGCTGTCTCTGCGGGAGATAAATATTTCTACAGGTTTTCTCATGTGCCTCAGGATGCAGGAAGGTTTTTGCCATCATCGGGGATATCATACGAATCCCTCAGCGCCCGTGAAAAGGAGGTGCTTCGCCTTCTCGCCGGAGGCATGACCAACAGGGGCATATCTGAACATCTATGCATAAGTATAAATACAGTGGAAACCCACCGTAAAAAGATCATGAAGAAACTTGATCTTCATAACCTGAGCGACATTATCAAATATACAATGGTGCATGGTCTACTCAGGCAGGCGTGATGTCAAATACTACATTAAAGATACGGCTTAAAGAACGCATTGATCCATATACCCTGTTTGGAGGCGGTGATGCCAATCTGCGGATGATAGGGGAGAGCCTTGGTATTAAGGTTGTTGCAAGAGGTCATGAGATCATTCTGGATGGTCCCCGGGAGAAGATCAGGACAGGACAGGAAGTAATTACAGGTCTTACAGCTCTTGTTGAGGAGGGCTATTCAATAAAACCTGATGACGTTGATTATATTATCAGACAGGCTCTTAAGGATGATAAATTGAAAATCACAGAGGTGTTTCAGGAGGCAGTTTCACTGCCTTCAAAAAGAAAGCTGATTATTCCCAAATCCCATACTCAGTCAGAGTACATGAAGGCGATACGTGACAACGACATTGTTATAGGGATAGGACCGGCAGGCACAGGCAAGACATATCTGGCAATGGCAATGGCGGTCTCTGCGCTGGTAGGGAAAGAGGTGAACCGCATTATACTGGCCAGACCGGCTGTTGAGGCCGGAGAGAAGCTCGGATTTCTTCCGGGTGACATGTATGAAAAGGTAAATCCCTATTTAAGACCGCTTTATGACGCCCTGTACGACATGATGGAGACTGAAAAGGCAAACAGGCTGATTGAACGCGGCGATATAGAGATTGCCCCGCTTGCATTCATGCGCGGCAGGACTCTCAATGATTCTTTCATCATACTTGATGAAGCACAGAATTCCACCTCAGAGCAGATGAAGATGTTCCTGACGAGGCTTGGTTTTAATTCCCGTGTAGTGGTAACAGGGGATATTACGCAGGTTGATCTGCCTGCAGAGAAGGTCTCAGGCCTGATTGAGATACAAAATGTGCTCTCAGGAATTAAAGGGATAGAATTTGTATACTTTACAGAGAAGGACGTTGTAAGGCACAAATTGGTTCAGGATATAATTAAGGCCTATGATATATTTGTTTCAAGGAGAAAAAGAGTTAAAAAATCCAGGACGTAATGATTATAGAGGTAAAAAATAGTCAGAGAAAATTCAGGGTCAACCTTAAAAAAATTAAGGCAGATGCTTATAAAATATTATCACTGTGCAGGACCGGTGAAACAGAATTAAGCATACTGATTGTAAACAACGGATTCATGAGAATACTTAACAGGCAATACAGGGGGATTGACAAACCAACCGATGTGCTTTCTTTTATCCCCTCAACACCAACCCATATGGTTAAGACGGTCCCGGAGGATGGTAAATCCGGAAGATTCCTTGGAGACATAGTGCTATCAATGGAAAAGATACACTCGCAGGCAGCAGAGCGGGGTCATTCCACGGATAAAGAGTTTCGGATTCTGCTGATACATGGCATCCTCCATCTTCTGGGGTATGATCATGAAATCTCGCAAAAAGAGGCCCGGAGGATGAAGCGGAAGGAAAAAATCATCTTATCCGGATTACAGGACGCCTGACATGAAACCGGGTAACTTTTTTGAAAGCGCAAACCTTGCGGTAGAAGGCATCCTGTATGCTGCCAAGACCCAGAGGCACATGCGCTATCATTTCTGGGTGGCCGGGGCAGTCATTATAGCAAGCCTGCTCCTCGGTGTTACCCGCATTGAGTTTCTTATCCTTTGCTTCATAATCCTGCTGGTCCTCCTGTCCGAAATGATTAATACCGCCATTGAGTCAATTGTAGACCTTGTATCACCGGAATATAATCAGCTTGCCAAAGTTGCAAAGGATGTCGCTGCGGGCGCCGTCTTTCTGGTCTCTGCAGGCGCGCTGATCACAGGCTACCTGATCCTCTTTCCATATGTGAAAAAACCATTCAGCAGAGGTGTCATGTACGTGGAAGACACATCAGAACATCTTACGTTAATAATCCTGATCCTTGTTATTATTGCCGTGGTGCTCGCAAAATCACATTACAGGAAGGGAAGGCCTTTCCTTGGCGGCCTTCCAAGCGGACATGCCGCCGTATCATTTGCCATCGGCACATCAGTTGTCTTTTTAACCAAAAATGCATTAGTATCAATACTGACGTTTATATTATCCTTTTCCCTGGCTTACAGCAGGATAACAATGGGTATACATACTGCCGGTGAGGTTATATGGGGTGCAGTGCTCGGCACTGTAATTACTATACTGATATTTCAGTTGTTTGGATGAAGGCAGGATTATCAAATGAACTTCTTTTCTAAGATTACAGACAAGTTAAGCAGCAAAATTTCACGTACCAGAGACAAACTTGTAGGAACGATTGATACGCTCCTCTCAGGATTTAAGAAGGTGGATCCGCTTCTTCTGGAGGAATTGGAAGAGGTGCTGATCGCCGCAGACCTCGGTTCTGCTGTAACCGCCAGACTTATTGAAAAGGTAAAAAAGGATAAGATAACAAATCCTGACGGAGTCAGAACCTCTCTTAAAGAGGGGATGCTTTCAATACTGACACAACATGAAGGTTCTTTGAATCTCGATGCGGCGAAACCTGCCGTCATAGTAATAATAGGTGTGAACGGAACCGGCAAGACCACTACTATAGGAAAGTTGTCTGAGAAACTCAGAAGGGAAGGCAGAAGAGTTGTGATTGCTGCTGCTGATACCTTCAGGGCAGCGGCAATTGATCAGCTCGTCATATGGGGCGAACGAAGCAGTGCATCCGTGATCAGGCAATCTGACGGCGCTGACCCCGCTGCCGTTGTATATGACGCCATTGCCTCTGCCAGGGCAAAGGGGGCGGATGTACTTATAGTGGATACAGCCGGACGTCTTCATACAAAGGTTAACCTGATGGAGGAACTCAGGAAGATCCGGAGGATCCTTGAGAGAGAACATCCCGGGAGTCCGCATGAAGTGTTACTCGTTCTTGATGCAACAACAGGTCAAAATGCCCTTTCCCAGGCACGCCTCTTCAATAAAGACATAGGAGTCTCGGGTATAGTATTAACCAAACTCGATGGAACTGCGAAGGGCGGCATAATACTCAGCATTACCGAAGAGCTCAATATCCCGGTTAAGTTGATCGGGGTAGGCGAAGGGATCGGGGATCTGAAAGACTTCGACGCAAGGGAATTTGTAGACGCCCTGTTTGAGCAGGCATGAAATATTCTATTTTACAGGTTCCGCAAGCAACTGGTCAATCACCTGTTCAAAAGATGCAAGAGGCCTCGCGCCAACCAGTTTTTTTCCAACAACCTCTTTTTTACCGCTCTGTGTCCTGCCGATGACAAAGGTTGGGGTACCGGACACCGTAGCCTTTATCCCATCCTCCAAATCCTTTGTTATCTCTTCAGCATGTCTTCCGCTGTCCAGGCACGCATTAAACGAATCAGCATCCAATCCAATCTCAGTAGCATACTGTCTGAGATTGTCCAGAGAGAGGGCGCTCTGATTGTCGAATAGTTTATCATGCATTTCCCAGTATTTTCCCTTGTCACCTGCACAATTGGCAGCCTCAGCGGCCTTAGGAGCATTTTTATGGAAGTCTAACGGGAAGTCTCTGAAAATATATTTGACTTTGCCGGTATCTATATATTTCTTTACTATATCAGGTAATGTGTTCTTGACAAAGCGTCCGCAGAACGGGCACTGGTAATCTGAAAATTCTATGATGGTTACGGGTGCATCTGACCGGCCCAGAAAGGGATCATCATCTGTGCCTGCTGTAACTTCCTGCAGCTCCTGAGATGGCTGAGCCGGAGCTGCTGCGCTTTTTGCCTTCAGTGTCTCAACGTCTTTTTTCAAATCCTGCATATCTTTCTTCAGGGATTTTATTTCATCATCAATATTAATCTGATTTGTCTCAGCAGCATTTACCGGATGTATCAGAGGTAACAGCAAAAACAACACAAGAGCCGAAAACAATAAACCTTTTCTCATAAAATTCTCCTTTACTTTTTTCAGCATATACCATCAGCTATGCTGAAAATCAAAAATTCCGGAATAACACTCAAGAAGGCCGCTGTTAATGACAACAGATACGATTTCCGGATCGAACTGTTTCCCCGCCATTAACGTCAATTCTTCCTTTACATGTTCCAGCGCCATCGCCGGCCTGTAAGGACGGTCGCACAGCATGGCATCAACCGCATCGGCAACTGCAACTATCCGTGCACTCATGGGAATGGCTGATCCCTTTATCCCCTCGGGAAAGCCCGAGCCGTCAAACCGTTCGTGGTGACATAATATTATCGGTCTCATATCCTGAAGGAAATCAACGGATGTGATAATCTTTGCCCCGATCATAGGATGCTTCCTGATTTCATCAAACTCCACGGTATCCAGTGTACCGGGCTTTTTGAGGATATACCCTTCCACGCCTATCTTGCCTATATCATGAATAAGGGCTGCCTGCTCAAGACTCAGTATCTTATCATGCTGAAAACATGCCTTTTCAGCAAGGAATGCAGAAAATCTTGCAACCCTTTCAGAGTGGCCCCTCGTATACTGGTCTTTTGCGTCAATGGTTGCAAGCAACGCCTTTACCGTACTTGCATAATGACTTTCAATATTCCGTTTCGCATCCTCAACTTTTTTTGATAATTCAGAAGTGGCTATGTGCAGCCTCTCTATCTCAAGCCTGGTCTTGACCTGCTCCCCCCGCCTTGCTACCCCTTTTTCCACTATTTCAATCACATCCTTGTGATCAAAGGGTTTAATAAGGTAGTCAAGTGCACCGTAACGAAGGGCATTCTTTGCAGTATCCACACTGGCATATGCCGTCATCAAAACAACTTCGGTGTCCGGCTTTGTTTCTTTGATCTTTTTCAGAAGCTGCAATCCATCCATGCCGGCCATCTTGATATCTATGATCGCCACATAGAAGTCTTTTTTGCCGAGGCAATCCAGGGCCAGTTCACCATTTTCAACTGTCGTTACTTCATGTTTATTCTTCAGAATCATGCGGAGAGCTTCCCGTGGTCCCACCATATCATCAACCACGAGGATGTTGCATTTATTCTCCATTCAATCCTCCTGTTTAGCGTCTTGCAGGTTTGAAGGAAGGATGACAGTCAGTGTAGTACCCTGATTGAGCACGCTGCTGACAGTGATTTTTCCTCCGTGTCCTTCAATGATCTTCCTGCTCAATGGAAGTCCCAGCCCCACACCCTTCTCCGGGGTCGTATAAAAGGGATCAAAAATCCTGTCAATGTCTTCCTGAGGTATTCCTTTACCTGTGTCTTTGATTGAAACAGAACAAGTTTCATCTTCCGGGGTCTGTTCGACATCTATTGTCAGTGTCCCGCCTGATGTCATTGCGCTCAATGAATTCTGTATAAGATGAGAAAAGGCCTTTCCCAACTGCACCTTGTCTGCCCGAAGAATAATTGTGTCACGCTTGTAGTTTCTTAAGATGCGAAATTCAGACTGCTTAACATTCCTGGTGACGGCCAAAATACTGTCATCAAGTACCTTGCCAATATCCACCAAGTTAAATTTATACTCTATAGGATGAGTAAATGCAATCAATTTTTCTACGAGGCTGTTTAATTTTTCCACCTCTCCTGTTACAGTAGTATAGAAAAAATCTTTAAACTCAGGATCATTGTACCGTTCTTTCATCAATTGAGTGAATGTCCTGATAGAGACAAGCGGATTTCTCAGCTCGTGAGACATCCTCCCGACCAATTCGTTAAATATCAGGGAGTCCTCATCAGTCTTCTTTTCTGATACCACTTCCCTCTTTTCAGATTCCATCTGTTCAAGAATCTTCTGAATATATTCCTTCTGTTCACAGATACTCTGGTAGTGATATATGTCACGAATCGCCTTTCCAAGATAAGTAGCAAGTATGAATATCCGCTCCAGTTCCGGATTATTAAAAGGAATACCTGTAATCTTATTGTCAAGATTCAATATACCGGTAAGTTTGCCCTCATTTATTACCGGAATAGTGACTGCAGAATGCAGCATCTTCATCTCCCTTAATGCACTGCTCAGAATAGTCTGCTGTTCCGCACTTTCATGGTCTGCGGAGTTCCTCTTCAATATCCTGCCGCTCGCAGAGAGCCACAGGACAATGGAACTTCCGGAAGAAAGATAAAGCCTTGAAACAAAATCAGGAGAGAGCCCCCTTGAACACCTGATCCTGTAAATTCCGTCTTTCTGATCTGACAGGAGTATTGAAGCACGGCCCACTGCCGTAGTATCCATCAGGGTGTCGAGAAACATATTAAGCATCCTGTCGAGGTCAAAGTTGTTTAGAGTAAAGGTCTTTGACAGCTCTATAGCCTTCTCAAGATGTCTGAATGAAAGGTAAACAGTGTCTGCCTGAAGCTGATACTGTGAACGTATCTCAGGGTCGGGATATCTCATGCCCCCGACTTCATCATATATGCTATGCCTCTCTTTTACCCTTCTCAGGGTAGCCCTGATTCCTGAGTGCGACAGAGGCGTATAAATTATATCGTCAAATCCAGTATTATATTTGTCCTTTTCATCCTCAGATATACTAAATGGGACAATGCCTATCAAACGGGTGGCTTCCCTGCATGACCTTAACCTTCCCATATCCTCATCAATCATGTCTGATATAGTCACATCAATTGCTACGCTTACAATATGCTCTTCCTGAAGAAGGACCAGACCCTTTTTAAGGCTGTCTGCCGTCATTATAATATATTCATCTGCAAGCGATGACTTAAAGCTGTTGACCATCTCTGCGGATGATGTTATGAGTAATAGCAGTTCCATGATGAATGACTCCTAAGTTGCATTACTTGCCGGAAGTTCAACTGTAACTGTCGTCCCCTGTTTATAAGCGCTGTCTAAGGATATCTTTCCTCCGTGATTTGACACCATCCTCTTGCAGATAGACAGACCAAGGCCTGTTCCTTTGCCTTTTGTCGTAAAGAAGGGTTCAAATACATGCTGCATATTTTCTTTCTCAATGCCACTGCCCGTATCTGATATCTTTACTATAAGTTTTTTAATTTTATCACTGTCTGCCCCGATGTTGAAACCTACAGTTATTCTCCCCCCGGTCTGCATAGCCTCATGGCTGTTCAGAAAGATGTTGAGGAAAAGCTGTTTTAATTGAGCCCTGTCACCATAAATCGCAGGAATATCTGAAAGGTAATTCCTCGAAACCAAAATGCCGCACTCATCAAACCGTGCAGAAAGCAGGGCTATTACCTCATCAATCAAACCCTGTATGTCAACGCTGGTAAAATCGGGTTCAGATGATTTTGCAAAATCGAGCAGGTCTGATACGATATTTCCTATCCTGTCTATCTCGCTAATGGCAATATTCGTAAACCGGAATCTGAACTCCTCGTCATCATACCTCTCAGGCAGGAGCTGAGCCAGCGTCTTTATCGAAACAAGTGGATTCTTGATCTCATGGGCAAGTCCGGCTGCAACATAGCCGAGCGATGCAAGCCTCTCTGCCTCTTCTTTTTTTAAAACAACATCTTCATGATGTCTCTTCAACCCTTCCACTTCTTTCAGGATATTCAACCTCGATAGGACAGACGAGAGGATAATTGACAGCAGTGAAAAGACCCTCGTGTTTTCATCGCTGTGAAACAACAGCGCCGCATGGATTGAACCGTCAATATTGACCGGAACAATAGTGTTTACTGTCCTGCGTAATTCGAGCGGGAGCAGACAGGAGAGTTCCTGATTAATCTTAAAAGTTCTCTCCCTGAAGGTATCCATTATCAGGTCAGATGGTATGTGTATGTCATGGTAGGTCTCATTAATCTTCCATTTGCCTTCCCCGGCCTGCCTGATAATGCAGCCTGATGTGGTCTTTGAAACAGTCATGCAGAGGGTAAGAGCGCTTTTAAGAATCTCGTCTTCCGTCTCCAGTGATATAAACCCTTCAATGCCATCACTCAGTATTATAAGCAGTTCATCACTGTTCCTATAAACTTCCAAAGATCACCACCTTGTTTTTTCCCTGACTCTTTGCCCTGTACAGGGCCCTGTCAGCGTTATTGATAAGCTCTTCTGCCGCAGAGGCATCGTCTGGAAAAGATGCAATTCCGAGACTTACAGTAATATTCAATGTTGTGCCGGTATCTTTTGCGAGGCATACGGTCCCTTCAATCTCGGCCCGGATACGTTCAGCAATAATACCTGCGTCATTTTTGTCTGTCGTTGGAAGGATAATTGCGAATTCTTCTCCTCCATACCTTGCTGCAATGTCAATTATCCTAACACATCTCCTTATAACACTGGTAGTGGTCTTTAAAATTTCATCTCCGTATAAATGTCCATAGGTATCATTGAGGTTCTTAAAATTATCTATGTCAAGTATAATAAGTGAAAACGGTTGTCTGTGACGTTTGGAACGCTCCATTTCCTCTGCTATCCTCTCTTCAAAATATCTCCTGTTAAGGAGGCTTGTAAGCGGATCAGTTATGGATATCTTGCGCAGGTCAATGGCGCTCTGATAATAGACCCTGCGCTCAATTGCAACTGCCGAATAGAGGGCTATTGCCTCAAGAAGTTTGATATCATTTTCTGAAAAGAAGGTTCCATCTTTCTTATCAGCCAGATTTAACACGCCTATGCTCTTATTCCTTATCTTAAGCGGGAGGCTTATAAATGACTTTGTCCTGTAGCGGACCCGGTTGGGCCTCGAGACCCTGTTGTCCGCTTCCACGTTACTTACAACCATCGGCATCCCTGTTTCCAATACGCTTCCTGCTATTCCCTCCCCGGGTCTTATCCTGATGTGACTGAGAATTGCAAGGTTCAGGCCCAGTGTTGATTTTACTTCAATCTCATGTGCCTCCTCATTCAGCAGCATTATTGAACCCTGCTCTGCACCAACAACCTCCGCAGACTTTTCCACTATATTGCTAAAGAGGTCGCTGGAATCTATGCATGAGGCGATGGCATACAGGGCGTGAAGTGATGCCAGAACCCTGTTTTCCATGTCAGCACGGGCCGCTGCAAGGATGTGATTGCCCATCACCGTTGCGATGCACTGGCAAAATATTTTGAGAAGTTCTTCATCGGCCTGCGATATCTTCGTATTGAATATTACTATCAGGCCATCTACCCTGTTGCCGATGCTGACCGGAAATATTTTAACCGAGGTAAAGACACTCGGGAAACCTGCCTTTAGAATTTCAAATACCTCTGTTGACTCCGCTGTATCTTTCCTTATTAAAACGTCATTAATCATACTGTCAGACTCACTTATGCGAAATCCTGAGAGAGAGTCTTTTGCGTATCCGAATGCGGCTTTTGACGAAAAGTTATCACTGCTGTTTTCTCTTATCAGCAACATGGCGGTTCTTGCATTGAATAACACGCCAATAGAATCAAGCACAGTATCGTAAAACACCTTTTCATCCGCCATGATTCCCGGGGAAGTTGCAATTCTGATTATAGTATTGATACGGGACATGTCATTTTCCATATCCCTCTTGACGCTGTCACCCTGCAGCAGGTGATCAACTACTGTTTTCAGGGCATCTGCAGAAGATTTGAATGCTTCTCTGTTTTTTGTGGAAACCCCTCTGACAGCTTCAGAGATGCGGTTATCATCAATCCCAAGCTTTTCAGCAACACTCCTGTAAGCAACCAGGTCATCATATGAGGTTAATATTCTTCCCCCAAGTATGAAACGCGTACCACTATTCCCGGTATTGGGTAAAACAGGGATGGCAACACTATTCAGGTGGGCATAACACTTGAAATATACAGGTTCTTGTCTTTTGTTGGCCTGTGCAAGGGGCGCGGTACAATCCCTCTCACAGAATAATCTTCCGTTACTATCTTCCTGCAGCAACCTGCATAATCTGAACTCATCACTTTGCCCGGCCTTATACCTAACCTCGTTACAGCAGACTAATGTAAAATCTGCAAGTCTTGCAAGAATGCCCGTCCACTCAGATGTCAATTCCCTGATGAAGTTATTATTGTCCATTTTTCCCGTTTTAAAATTGCAGAAATATTATCAGAACAATGCCATGTTTTCTACCCCATTAAAAGATCCTAATTAATATAATATGTAGCAAAAATAGTGCCATAATTTTGACGCAGTCGTCTTAGTTGACATTTAATTGTTAAATGGCTTACATTAAATGGGGACAGCGACTATTTATTTTGCAGATGACTACTAGGTTAAGACAAATAAATAGTCGCTGTCCCCATTTAATGCCGGAGGATGTCTGATGTTAAAAAATGATAGTTTCCTGAAGGCCTGCCGAAGGGAGCCGGTTGATTTCACCCCTGTCTGGATTATGAGGCAGGCAGGCCGCTATATGAAGGAATACCGAGACATAAGAAAGAAGGTTGATTTTCTCACAATGTGTAAGTCCCCTGAACTTGCTGCTGAGGTTACCATGCTGCCCGTAGATATACTCGGCGTGGATGCCGCCATACTATTTTCTGACATTCTCATACCTGTAGAGGCAATGGGTATAGGGGTCACGTTCACAGAAAAGAGGGGACCTGTCCTGTCTAATCCGGTAAGGTCAGACAATGAGCTTAAGGCCCTTCGGGTACCGGATAATGTGAAATCAAAGGAACTGATGCCTTTTATCCCACAGGCAATAAAACTCATACTTCAGGAGCTTGGCGGACGTGTACCTTTGATAGGTTTCTCAGGGTCACCCTTTACCCTCGCAACATATATAATTGAAGGAGAGACCTCAAGGAACTTTACATGGATTAAACGCATGATGTATGAAAATCCGTCACTCTTGCACAAGCTACTCGATAAAATAACCTCTGCAGTCATAAGCTACCTTAACATGCAAATCAATGCCGGGGTTCACGCAGTCCAGTTGTTCGATACCTGGGCAGGCTGGCTCGCCCCTGATGACTACAGGGAGTTTGCCCTCCCTTATGCAGAACGGGTGATACGCGGGATTGACAGGAAGGGGGTCCCTTTAATCTATTTTGCAAATGGTGTAAGCGGGATACTGGAATATATGGTCAACTCAGGAGCTGATGTTGTCGGCCTTGACTGGCGGATAGATATGGCAGATGCTGTAAGAAGAAGCAACAGGAGGGTAGCACTGCAGGGCAATTTAGACCCCTGTGTACTTTACGGACCGCCGGCTGTTATAAGAAAGTATACAAAGACCATCATTGAAAAATATGGAGAGGAACCAGGCCACATCTTTAACCTTGGACATGGAATCCTCCCTGATATTCCCGTAGATCATGCTAAGGCATTGGTTGACATAGTCCACGAACTGAGTAGTTAACGCTTAAAAAGGCAGGAAGATGAAAATCCCCCTTAGTCCCCCTTTTCCAAAGGGGGAAAGTAATTCTTCTCTGTGTAAAAGGGGGAAATTAGTTCCCCCCTTTAGTAAAGGGGGGATAGGGGGGATTTGAACGGAGATTTTCGAGTGAAGACAGAAATTACCATAGATATTAACACCCTCCTTAAATATGACAAGGCCGGCCCGCGTTATACGAGTTATCCCACAGCCCCTGTCTGGAATGAGAAGTTCGGTCCTGAGCAGTTCAGGGAGAAGATTATTGAAACTAACAGGGCAGATAGCAGTGCACCTTTGTCATTATATTTTCACATCCCATTCTGCTATTCACTCTGTTTTTATTGTGGCTGCAACTCAATTATCACAAGGAAGAAGGGGCATGCAGGTGAGTATATCTCATATCTGAAAAAGGAGATGGAAAACATATCCCGCCTTGTCAAAAGAAACAGGCAAGTGGTCCAGTTGCACTGGGGCGGGGGCAGCCCTGACTTTCTCAGTCCATCTGAGATGGAAGAATTGTACGGATATATAAAAGATAATTTTACGATCGCTGTTGGTGCAGAGGCAGGGGT from Nitrospirota bacterium includes these protein-coding regions:
- a CDS encoding diguanylate cyclase — translated: MDNNNFIRELTSEWTGILARLADFTLVCCNEVRYKAGQSDEFRLCRLLQEDSNGRLFCERDCTAPLAQANKRQEPVYFKCYAHLNSVAIPVLPNTGNSGTRFILGGRILTSYDDLVAYRSVAEKLGIDDNRISEAVRGVSTKNREAFKSSADALKTVVDHLLQGDSVKRDMENDMSRINTIIRIATSPGIMADEKVFYDTVLDSIGVLFNARTAMLLIRENSSDNFSSKAAFGYAKDSLSGFRISESDSMINDVLIRKDTAESTEVFEILKAGFPSVFTSVKIFPVSIGNRVDGLIVIFNTKISQADEELLKIFCQCIATVMGNHILAAARADMENRVLASLHALYAIASCIDSSDLFSNIVEKSAEVVGAEQGSIMLLNEEAHEIEVKSTLGLNLAILSHIRIRPGEGIAGSVLETGMPMVVSNVEADNRVSRPNRVRYRTKSFISLPLKIRNKSIGVLNLADKKDGTFFSENDIKLLEAIALYSAVAIERRVYYQSAIDLRKISITDPLTSLLNRRYFEERIAEEMERSKRHRQPFSLIILDIDNFKNLNDTYGHLYGDEILKTTTSVIRRCVRIIDIAARYGGEEFAIILPTTDKNDAGIIAERIRAEIEGTVCLAKDTGTTLNITVSLGIASFPDDASAAEELINNADRALYRAKSQGKNKVVIFGSL
- the hemE gene encoding uroporphyrinogen decarboxylase, with translation MLKNDSFLKACRREPVDFTPVWIMRQAGRYMKEYRDIRKKVDFLTMCKSPELAAEVTMLPVDILGVDAAILFSDILIPVEAMGIGVTFTEKRGPVLSNPVRSDNELKALRVPDNVKSKELMPFIPQAIKLILQELGGRVPLIGFSGSPFTLATYIIEGETSRNFTWIKRMMYENPSLLHKLLDKITSAVISYLNMQINAGVHAVQLFDTWAGWLAPDDYREFALPYAERVIRGIDRKGVPLIYFANGVSGILEYMVNSGADVVGLDWRIDMADAVRRSNRRVALQGNLDPCVLYGPPAVIRKYTKTIIEKYGEEPGHIFNLGHGILPDIPVDHAKALVDIVHELSS